A stretch of Streptococcus chenjunshii DNA encodes these proteins:
- a CDS encoding ABC transporter ATP-binding protein: MTDKNIAVKVDHVSKYFRLPTESTHSLRTAMVNRFKGIKGYTEQHVLKDINFEVAEGDFFGIVGRNGSGKSTLLKIISQIYVPEKGKVTVNGKLVSFIELGVGFNPELTGRENVYMNGALLGFSTDEIDAMYDDIVDFAELKEFMNQKLKNYSSGMQVRLAFSVAIKAQGDVLILDEVLAVGDEAFQRKCNDYFLERKNSGKTTILVTHDMAAVKKYCNRAVLIEDGLVKAYGEPFDVANQYSFDNTEQVIDEKADQDDAQTAAESKAPQVDNLEVKLLSASRIRPDEKIQFQISYDVLDDTATYIALSLTDIDRNIWVYNDNSMDYPTRGSGHKTVTYECDLSALNDIKVKLEVTVRDENEQMLAFSSAAQTPVILLNRTDIQADDKSAMDSASGLIQRNGLWEFAE, encoded by the coding sequence ATGACAGATAAAAATATTGCAGTAAAAGTTGATCATGTCAGTAAATATTTTCGATTACCGACAGAAAGCACTCATAGTTTACGCACAGCTATGGTGAATCGTTTTAAGGGTATTAAAGGCTACACTGAACAGCATGTTCTCAAAGATATTAACTTTGAAGTGGCAGAAGGTGATTTCTTTGGGATAGTTGGCCGAAATGGTTCTGGAAAGTCAACACTTTTGAAAATTATTTCACAAATCTATGTGCCGGAAAAAGGAAAAGTCACGGTTAATGGAAAACTGGTCTCTTTTATTGAACTGGGTGTTGGTTTCAATCCTGAACTGACCGGCAGAGAAAATGTCTATATGAATGGTGCTCTGCTCGGTTTTTCAACAGATGAGATTGATGCCATGTATGATGACATTGTTGATTTCGCTGAGCTGAAAGAATTCATGAATCAAAAGCTTAAAAACTATTCAAGCGGTATGCAGGTGCGTCTGGCCTTTTCAGTTGCTATTAAGGCACAGGGAGATGTTTTGATTCTCGATGAGGTGCTGGCTGTGGGAGATGAAGCATTTCAGCGCAAGTGCAATGATTACTTTTTAGAGCGAAAAAACAGTGGTAAGACAACTATCTTGGTTACACATGATATGGCAGCGGTGAAGAAGTATTGCAACCGTGCTGTTTTAATTGAAGATGGTTTAGTAAAAGCCTATGGCGAACCATTTGATGTTGCCAATCAGTACAGTTTTGATAATACGGAACAGGTTATTGATGAAAAGGCTGATCAAGATGATGCGCAGACAGCAGCTGAATCAAAAGCGCCTCAGGTTGATAATTTAGAAGTGAAACTGCTTTCTGCCAGCCGTATCAGGCCGGATGAGAAAATACAGTTTCAGATTTCCTATGATGTATTAGATGATACAGCAACTTACATTGCTCTGTCTTTAACAGATATTGACCGCAATATTTGGGTTTATAATGATAATTCTATGGACTATCCTACAAGGGGAAGCGGTCATAAAACGGTCACTTATGAATGTGATTTATCGGCTCTTAATGACATCAAGGTCAAACTGGAAGTGACTGTGAGAGATGAAAACGAGCAGATGCTGGCTTTTTCTTCAGCCGCACAGACGCCGGTTATTCTCCTCAACCGGACTGATATTCAGGCTGATGATAAGTCAGCTATGGACTCGGCCAGCGGCCTGATTCAGAGAAACGGCCTTTGGGAATTTGCAGAATAG
- a CDS encoding ABC transporter permease → MGLFSRKNRILLKELIKTDFKLRYQGSAIGYLWSILKPLMLFAIMYVVFIHFLRLGGDVPHFPVALLLANVIWGFFSEATNMGMVSIVTRGDLLRKLHFSKSIIVVSAICGAAINFGINLIVVMIFALFNGVQFSWTLIMIVPFFIELFLLATGIALILSALFVKFRDLSQIWEVVMQAGMYATPIIYPITFVTERNIVAGKLMMLNPLAQIIQDLRYFLIDPANTPIWQLINHKSIVAIPYLLPVLVFLIGLLIFNKQSKKFAEIL, encoded by the coding sequence ATGGGTTTATTTAGTCGAAAAAACCGTATTTTGTTAAAAGAATTGATAAAAACAGACTTTAAACTGCGCTACCAAGGTTCTGCCATTGGTTACCTTTGGTCTATTCTAAAGCCTTTGATGCTTTTCGCAATTATGTATGTTGTCTTTATCCATTTTTTGCGCTTGGGCGGTGATGTCCCGCATTTCCCAGTAGCTCTTTTGCTGGCTAATGTTATTTGGGGTTTTTTCTCAGAAGCAACCAATATGGGAATGGTCTCAATTGTAACGAGGGGGGATTTGCTGAGGAAACTGCATTTTTCTAAAAGCATCATTGTCGTCTCAGCAATTTGCGGAGCTGCTATCAATTTTGGCATCAATCTGATTGTTGTGATGATTTTTGCTTTATTTAACGGTGTGCAGTTTTCCTGGACTCTTATTATGATTGTTCCTTTTTTCATCGAACTGTTTCTTTTAGCAACAGGAATTGCTTTGATCTTATCTGCTTTATTTGTAAAATTTCGTGATTTATCGCAGATTTGGGAAGTTGTGATGCAGGCCGGAATGTATGCGACACCGATTATTTATCCGATTACCTTTGTGACAGAACGAAATATTGTTGCCGGCAAACTCATGATGCTCAATCCTCTTGCTCAGATCATTCAGGATTTACGTTATTTCCTGATTGATCCTGCTAATACGCCGATTTGGCAGCTGATTAATCATAAATCTATTGTGGCGATTCCTTATCTTCTGCCAGTCCTTGTTTTTTTGATTGGACTTTTAATTTTTAATAAACAATCCAAGAAATTTGCGGAGATTCTCTAA
- a CDS encoding glycosyltransferase family 2 protein: protein MKVNILMSTYNGEDFLAEQIESIQAQTFENWQLLIRDDGSSDRTPEIIENYQKKDQRIRFINADKRENVGVVENFFTLVKYETADYYFFSDQDDVWLKDKLEVTLEEAGKYDRSAPLAVYTDLKTVNRDLAVLQESMIKAQSGHANTDLLSELTENTVTGGTMLINQCLAEKWQHCRQLLMHDWYLALMASASGHLVYLDKATELYRQHDNNVLGARTWSKRLKNWLRPHKLLEKYWRLITASQKQAENLLDLDLSDENRDLVKAYVHLLDNPFSERLKLLRSYGFRKNRAFHTFVFRTLIITKFGYRRK, encoded by the coding sequence ATGAAAGTTAATATTCTAATGTCGACCTATAATGGAGAAGACTTTTTAGCGGAGCAAATTGAAAGCATTCAAGCGCAGACATTTGAAAACTGGCAGCTCTTAATTAGGGATGACGGCTCGAGTGACCGAACGCCGGAAATTATTGAAAATTACCAAAAAAAAGATCAGCGCATTCGCTTTATCAATGCCGATAAACGTGAGAATGTCGGTGTTGTTGAGAACTTTTTTACCCTTGTTAAATATGAAACAGCGGACTATTATTTTTTCAGCGATCAAGATGATGTTTGGCTGAAAGATAAGCTGGAAGTGACATTAGAAGAAGCTGGTAAGTATGATAGGAGCGCTCCTTTAGCTGTTTATACAGACTTAAAGACAGTTAACAGGGATTTGGCCGTCCTTCAGGAAAGTATGATAAAAGCCCAGTCAGGACATGCTAATACAGATTTGCTGTCAGAACTGACAGAGAACACAGTGACTGGAGGCACCATGCTGATCAATCAGTGTTTAGCTGAAAAGTGGCAGCACTGCCGCCAGCTCCTGATGCATGATTGGTATTTGGCTTTAATGGCAAGTGCTTCCGGTCATCTGGTTTATTTAGATAAAGCGACCGAGCTTTACCGCCAGCATGACAATAATGTTTTAGGAGCCAGAACTTGGTCAAAACGCCTGAAAAACTGGCTGCGGCCGCATAAGCTTTTGGAAAAATACTGGCGGCTGATTACTGCCAGTCAAAAGCAGGCAGAAAACTTGCTGGATTTAGATTTATCTGATGAAAACAGAGATTTAGTCAAAGCTTATGTCCATTTGCTTGATAACCCTTTTAGCGAACGGCTGAAGCTTTTAAGAAGCTATGGTTTTAGGAAGAACCGAGCTTTCCATACCTTTGTTTTTCGCACATTGATTATCACTAAGTTTGGTTATAGGAGAAAATAA
- the cps2T gene encoding beta 1-4 rhamnosyltransferase Cps2T translates to MQHIFIIGSRGLPAKYGGFETFVEELIKHQKNKEICYHVACLSDKEHHSHWTYLGADCFTIKAPSIGPARVIAYDMLAINYSLSIIKKENIASPIFYILGNTIGAFISIFKKKIQQVGGKLYINPDGLEWKRSKWSKPVQTYLKYAEKCMANQADLVIADNTGIENYIKQAYPNAQTRFIAYGTDMSLTELSANAKKVSAYFEKWGLKQGQYYLLVGRFVPENNYETIIREFMHSKSQRDLLIICNHENSPYFEKLRAATHFEQDKRIKFAGTVYDRDLLNYIREQAFAYIHGHEVGGTNPGLLEALAHTDLNVVLGVDFNRSVAGNSALYWDKKQGALAQLLNSIDEQSDFSALAQNAKEIVRSHYTWGKITKEYEDLFLNES, encoded by the coding sequence ATGCAACATATTTTCATCATAGGAAGCCGCGGCTTGCCTGCTAAATATGGTGGTTTTGAAACATTTGTTGAAGAATTAATAAAACATCAAAAAAATAAAGAGATCTGCTATCATGTTGCCTGTCTGAGCGATAAGGAGCACCACAGCCATTGGACTTATTTGGGTGCGGACTGTTTTACCATTAAAGCTCCCTCGATCGGCCCTGCCCGCGTTATTGCTTACGATATGCTGGCGATTAATTACAGTTTGTCTATTATTAAAAAGGAAAACATTGCTTCACCGATTTTTTATATATTAGGTAACACAATTGGTGCTTTTATCAGTATTTTTAAGAAAAAAATTCAGCAGGTAGGCGGGAAACTGTATATTAACCCGGATGGTTTGGAATGGAAACGGTCGAAATGGTCCAAGCCAGTGCAGACCTATTTAAAATACGCTGAAAAATGTATGGCTAATCAGGCTGATTTAGTGATTGCTGATAATACTGGCATTGAGAATTATATTAAGCAAGCCTATCCCAATGCACAGACCCGTTTTATTGCCTACGGGACAGATATGTCTTTGACTGAGCTGTCGGCAAATGCCAAAAAAGTTTCAGCATATTTTGAGAAATGGGGACTTAAACAGGGGCAGTATTACCTTCTGGTTGGACGCTTTGTTCCAGAAAATAATTACGAAACCATTATCCGTGAGTTTATGCACTCTAAAAGCCAAAGGGATTTACTGATTATTTGCAACCATGAAAATTCTCCTTATTTTGAAAAATTGAGAGCAGCTACCCATTTTGAACAGGATAAACGGATTAAGTTTGCGGGGACTGTTTATGATCGCGATTTGCTTAACTATATCCGTGAGCAGGCTTTTGCTTATATTCATGGACACGAGGTTGGCGGAACTAATCCGGGACTGTTAGAAGCTTTGGCGCACACAGATTTAAATGTGGTTTTAGGTGTGGATTTCAACCGATCTGTTGCAGGGAACTCAGCGCTTTACTGGGACAAAAAACAGGGTGCTTTGGCACAGCTCCTCAACAGCATCGATGAACAAAGCGATTTTTCTGCTTTGGCGCAAAATGCTAAAGAAATTGTCCGCAGCCATTATACTTGGGGAAAAATTACCAAGGAATATGAGGATTTATTTTTAAATGAAAGTTAA